In Nematostella vectensis chromosome 2, jaNemVect1.1, whole genome shotgun sequence, one genomic interval encodes:
- the LOC5514854 gene encoding carbon catabolite repressor protein 4 homolog 4, whose product MEVNLSSKRWANDRQVTHAKSPQPDLRRKLSIVTYNTLADCYIPQADMYPHTELKFLFRDGISSRRHHLLTEEIRWLNADIFCLQELDDWYYNGIIDKFMDSLGYSGVYMKKADPKLDGLAIFYRRSKFKKAKTDMVLLSDFIDKLTGDKKMTGYKTGHVLLMVALESLEDGSILAIGNTHSLCHLGKHVITTTAQILCAAQAMLKFVQSLQSTTDDRVPYVLCGDFNIEPQYPIYNLLEEGTLNKDTLRQLDYIVPDPTFTVEDKLCKEEEKLLSLIEEHLTSSPLKVKSAYNRVLDKESGYTSYCLGQGSVLDYIWLSADIEPVSVLEVPKPDSINPHGAIPSNTYPSDHFSLKAELVY is encoded by the exons ATGGAGGTTAACTTATCGTCAAAGCGATGGGCAAATGACAGACAAGTAACCCATGCCAAGTCCCCACAGCCAGACCTGCGTAGGAAACTCAGCATAGTCACATATAACACACTTGCCGACTGCTATATCCCACAAGCCGACATGTACCCTCACACTGAACTAAAGTTCTTGTTCAGGGATGGAATCAGTTCTAGAAGACACCATTTACTGACGGAAGAG ATAAGGTGGTTAAACGCCGACATTTTTTGTCTACAAGAGCTGGACGACTGGTACTACAATGGTATTATTGATAAATTCATGGACTCTTTGGGGTACAGTGGCGTGTATATGAAGAAAGCAGATCCAAAGCTGGATGGATTGGCAATATTTTACCGAAGGAGCAAATTTAAGAAAGCGAAAACAGATATGGTTTTGCTTAGTGATTTTATAGATAAGCTCACCGGGGATAAGAAAATGACCGGGTACAAAACTGGACATGTGTTGCTGATGGTGGCTCTCGAGTCCCTTGAGGACGGCTCAATACTTGCTATAG GTAATACACACAGCCTATGTCATCTAGGAAAGCATGTTATCACCACTACAGCACAGATTCTATGTGCGGCACAGGCTATGCTGAAGTTTGTCCAGTCgctacagtcaacaacagatGATAGGGTCCCTTATGTTTTGTGTGGTGACTTTAATATCGAGCCCCAGTATCCAATCTACAACTTACTAGAAGAAGGAACTTTAAATAAAGATACACTGCGTCAATTAGATTACATTGTGCCAGACCCAACTTTTACTGTGGAAGATAAG TTATGCAAAGAAGAGGAAAAGCTACTTTCACTTATAGAGGAACATCTAACCAGTTCACCACTAAAAGTAAAGAGTGCTTACAACAGAGTGTTG GATAAAGAATCTGGATACACGTCGTACTGCTTGGGTCAGGGATCTGTATTGGACTACATCTGGCTATCGGCAGACATAGAGCCAGTTTCAGTTCTGGAGGTGCCGAAACCAGACAGCATTAACCCTCATGGTGCAATACCAAGCAACACATACCCCTCTGATCATTTCTCTCTCAAGGCAGAATTGGTGTATTAG